The genomic DNA CTGAACTGAACCGGTCAAATATTTCATTCCATTTTTTCACTCTTTCATCAACTTTGTGATCAGGATTTTGATAGATCCAGTGCTGGAACTTATCTATCGTAGCCACCCAGGGGAGTGTTTCAATAATTTGTTCTAAATGTTTTCTTTTTGCTCTTAACAGATCCTTTTCATTATCAAAAAACAAATCCCAGTGCTCCATAGAGATCAGCTCCATGGACATGGAGGCTAATTCAGCAACTTCTGAGGGAGTATGTTTGAAAGCAACAAGCTCAAGGTCTTTGGTCAAAAAAGAATGTACCGCATGGCCGCCTTCATGAACGATCGTAACAAGATCGGAGAGCGTTGAAGTTGCGTTCATAAAAATAAAGGGTACACCAATTTCATCCAACGGGTAGTTATATCCGCCAGGCGCCTTACCTTTCCGGGACTCCATATCCAGGTGTCCCATTTCTTTCATTGTTACGAGGCAATCACCTAAGAATGGATCCAGGCGGTAAAAACATTGTTTGGTTTTCTCAATCAGTTCATCTGTATTGTTAAAAGGCTTTAAAGGAGGGCAACCATCTTTATCAACCTGCAGATCCCAGGGGCGTAACTTTTCAACACGCATCTTATTTTTTCTATCCTGTGCAAGCTCATTTAGCACTGGCACAATTACTTCAGCAACTGAATCATGAAACGCATAGCAATCTTCAGGTGTATAATCAAACCTCCCCAAAGAAACAAATGTGTAGTCTCTGAAATTTTTAAAACCTGCATTAACAGCTACCTGGTGGCGAAGCTTTATTAATACATTAAAAAGTTTGTCAAGCTTATCCCTGTCCTTGCTTCTGCGGTCATTGATCTTTAAAAAAACGTTTTCTCTGATTGTCCGGTCATTATCCTGGAGAAAATCACCGGCTTGCTGAAGAGTATATTCTTTACCAACAATCTTTACGCTCATAGCCCCGGTGATAGCAGCATATCGCTGCTTTTCTTTTCTTATATTCGTTAACAATGGAATATTCTTCTTCCTGAATATTCTTATATCTTTTTCGATTTCCCTTATTAGTATTTTGTATTGCAGCAAACTTAAGTCCCCTGCAAGTAATTGGGTTTTGAACGGGCAATTAAAAAGTTTTTTATCCAATTGGTTTGAGTAAGGAGCGATTTCAGGCTGGATTGTAGAAATAAAAGATTTATAACTTTCAGCGTGCTTTTGGTTAGCCGTATCACAGGTCATCTTAATATATCTCCAGGCAAGGTCTTCAGCAACAATGCTTTCCAGCTCACTTCTGTTTTTTAACCAAACTTTCAAATCATCCAGAGACATAAGGGTACGATTTTTCAGGTTATCATAATATGGTTTCAGATCGTTCCATTCTTTAATTTGAAATTCTGAAGGTAAAAAAGATCTTTTCTTTTTACTGATCATATTTAAAACTGGCATAAGTTTTGTATCTTATATAGATTATGAAAAAATTAATAATATTTATCGCAATAATTTCCATATTTGATTTGTCTTTTGCACAAGGGCAAGGCGGTAAGATCACCATTTGCCATGTTCCTCCCGGCAATCCTGCTAATGCACATTCAATAACAATTTCAGCCAATGCCTGGCCTGCACACCAGGCTCATGGAGACCAATTAGGCGCTTGTGGAAGTATCTCACAAGGCAGCGATCAGGATCAAGGTGGTCATCATGGTCAGGATCAAGGCGGTCATTATGGTCAGGGTCATAGTCCTCATCCACCACAATGCTCCATCAACCATCAACTGCCTACTGTCTACCATCATCCCCCTACCCTGCTTCCAAGACCACATCGGCCGTTACCGGGTGTCCCTGGCATATTAATACATATCCCTCATCTATTTCCATATCCGATAATCCCTCGCGTTCATCCATGTGCACCTCGCCCGATAAGAGTTTACACCTGCAGGTAGTACACAATCCGCTCTGGCAAGAATACGGAAGATCAATGCCTTCATCCAGGGCTGTTTCCAGTATCGTACTATCAGGTTTTACCGTTATGGTATAGGTTTGGCCTTCATAATTAATTTTGACATCCTGGATTTTAAATTCGTTTGCCTTTGTCTCGCGTCCTTCGTCCAGGATTTCAGCCTCCTTTTCCAAAGGAGCCGTAAAGCTTTCTTTATGAATTTTTTCTGCAGCTACATTTAAACTCTCCAAGGCTGATTTCACCTCATCCATCATGCCTTGAGGGCCGCAGATGTAATAATCAGTTACCTTTGGGCCCATTTCAGGGAATTGCTCTAATAAATGTGAGACCTTGATCTTATTGATCCGACCCTTTGGCCCGTCCCACCCATCAGCCGGCCTGGTTAATACATGAATAAAATTAAACCTGCTGCCATATTTTTTTTTCAATTCATCTATATCATCTTTAAAAATAATCGATTCTTCATTTCTGTTTCCATATACCAATGAAACCTGGCTGTGTGACTCTGCTGCCAAAACTGATTTCATGATAGACATTAAAGGAGTAATACCACTGCCGGCACCAAACAAGACGAGGTGTCTTTTTGCACCAGGCACCAGGTCTATGGCAAAAGTACCTGTAGGCACCATGATCTCCATTGGATCACCCGGTTTTAAATTATCGTTCAGGTAATTAGATATTGTCCCGCCCTCAAGTTTTTTTACAGTTACAGCAAGGGTTTTATCTTCATTCGGTGAGCTGCAAAGCGAATAAGCTCTCCTGGATTTTTCTCCATTCACGTTAACGATCAGGGTCAAATACTGGCCTGGTTTATAAGCTATTTTATGATCCGGTGGATGTTCAAAGTGAATAGTGATGGCATCGGTAGTTTCTTTGACGATGTCAGTTACTTTTAGGGTGAAATATTGATTGCTCATCTTAAATTACGAATTATGAATGACGAATTATGAATGACGAATGACGAATGACGAATTTTAGTATTGAATATTTGAATTATTTGGTCGGGATGACTGGATTCGAACCAGCGACTCCCACGTCCCGAACGTGGTGCCCCGCCTTTGGCGGGGCTACGTCCCGATGATCAATCTCCGAAAAGCCTCTTCTCCCTTATAGCTCTTGATTTGCTTTTCCCTTTTTAGGGCCTTCGTTTTATCTTCAAAGGCTTCTTTATAAATAAGCTTAAAAGGTCTCCGGTGACGCGTTGACCGTTGCAGTCCGGCATTATGATATTCCACTCGTTTCTCAACGTTGGAAGTATATCCAATATAATACTTCTCGTCTTTCTGGCTCTCGAGTACGTAAACATAATACATGTCGGGATGACTGGATTCGAACCAGCGGCCCCTTCGTCCCGAACGAAGTACGCTACCTGACTGCGCCACATCCCGTTTTAGTTCAGAACCGACTCCACGTCCCGAACGTGGTACCCCGCCTTTGGCGGGGCCACATCCCGTTTTAGTTCAGAACCGGCTCCACGTCCCGAACGTGGTACCCCGCCTTTGGCGGGGCCACATCCCGTTTTAGTTCAGAACCGGCTCCACGTCCCGNNNNNNNNNNNNNNNNNNNNNNNNNNNNNNNNNNNNNNNNNNNNNNNNNNNNNNNNNNNNNNNNNNNNNNNNNNNNNNNNNNNNNNNNNNNNNNNNNNNNAACGTGGTGCCCCGCCTTTGGCAGGGCTAAATCCCGTGAGAAAACAATTCCGGTTTTTCAGTTTTTCTTTGCTACAATGATGATGTATCCCTCAAAGCCATCATGTAAAATTCATAATATGTATGTGCAAATATAGAAAATTCTAATAATATAGATAATATTGTGTGATAATTATTTGAATTTGTACTGCGAGGTCAGGAGTTTCTGAATTTCGGATTTCGAGTTTCGGATTTCAAGTTTCGAGTTTCGAGTTTCGGATTTTGAGTTTCGAGTTTCGAATTTCGGATTTCGAATTTCGAATTTCTAATTACCAAAAATCATGCGGTTCACCTATTTTTTGTTTCTCTTCTTTATAAAATTTTTCCAGGTAGCGCCTTTTTGGCTGTTATACTTTTTTTCTAATGGTCTTTATTTCCTTGTTTATTACATTGTCGGATACAGAAAAAAGGTAGTGAACCAAAATTTATTGAACTCTTTCCCCGATATGCCTGCTAATAAACGAAAGCGGCTGGCCAAAGAATTTTATAAGAACCTCTGTGATATATTGTTGGAAACCATTAAAGGATTCACCATGAGCCAAAAGGAAATAGAGAAAAGATACAGGTTTATCAACCCCGAATTAATGAACGATTATTTTAGCAAAGGGACAAATGTAATTTCAGTTGGCGCTCATTATGCCAATTGGGAATGGGGAATTATGGCAGTAGCAACGCAGTTGAAGCACAAAATTGTGTCATTTTATACCCCTCTCTCTAACACGTATATTGAGAAAAAAATGTTGAGAAATCGAAAAAGATATGGAACCGAGCTTGTTTCGATATCCGATGTACGTAAATCATTTACTTCTAAAATGGATAGAGCCGCCACCTATTTTTTTGGTGCAGACCAAAGCCCTTCCAACCCAAAAGGAGCTCATTGGATGACGTTCCTCAACCAGGATACTGCCTGCATGAAAGGTGCGGAATTCTTTTCCAGGCTATACAGTTTACCTGTTGTGTACTTTGATGTACAGCGCGTAAAAAGAGGATATTATACTGTAGAGTTAATGCTGTTGGAAGAAAACGCTTCTGGTACTTCTTCAGGTGAGATAACTGAAAAGTACATGCATGCTTTGGAAGAGATAATCAAAAAGAAACCGGAAGATTATCTTTGGGCACACAGGAGATGGAAACATAAAAGCGCATAGCGCATAGCATCAGACACTGCGCAAATACAATTCTGTACTTCCGAAGTAGATTTTGTACCTCCAAAGCGATTTTACGCACTGCGCCCCCGACTGCATCTGGATCTTCGCCATGCGCCATGCGGGGCTGGTAAAAACAATTGAAATTATTTTTTCTTCATTAATTCTACGTTACAGACTAAGTTAACAGTTTCACCAACTACAACGCCTCCACCTTCCAAAGGCGAGTTCCACTTCACACCATAATCCATTCGATTGATTTCACCGGTAATTTTAAATCCTGCTTTGGTGTTTCCATAAGGGTCCTTCATAGTGCCAAAATAAATCACATCAAGGGTTACCTCTTTGGAAACATCTCTTATAGTCATATCCCCCGTCAATTTGTAATTTTTACCTTTTACTTGTTTTAGTGATTTACTTTTAAATGTGATCATGGGATATTTTTCAGCATCAAAAAAGTCTTCTGATTTTAAATGTCCATCTCTTTTTTCGTCATCTGTGTTGATGCTGCCAACATTGATCGTGAACTCAATCTGACTATCGGCAAAATCATCGCTTTTAGATACCACTTCGCCTTCAAATTCATTAAATTGTCCGGAAACTTCGGAAATCATCAGGTGTGTTACCGAAAAAGTTACTTTTGAATGAGCTTTGTCAAAGCTCCATGTTGATTGTGCTATTGAGGTATTTATTATACCTGTTAAGCATACTGCGAAAAATAATTTTAAGTTCTTCATAATTGGTAATTGTTTAATTGATTAATGATAATTTTGAAAGCGCAATGTTAAGCATAAAAATTTTAATTTATAATATTTTTTATTTTTTTTATATTTCTATACAATTAGTTCTTTTTTTTATTAATTTTGCATTTTTAACAAGGGCATCTCTAAAAACTACACCATATATTCCCCTCTATCAAGAGGGGCAAGGGGTGTGTTTTAAAAAATATGTAGTTTTTAGAGATGCCCACAAACTTTTAAATTAAAAAAATCATGGAAAACAAAGGATTAGTAAGAATTGTGGTGATAGGCGTAATTGGTCTGATTGTGCTTATCTTTTTTTCAAGTAGTATGTTTATTACTATTGAACCAGGCGAAAGGGGTGTAATTTTTAGAAAATTCACTACCGGTCTTGATAAAGAACATATTTTTCAACCGGGTTTTACCGTTATTGCTCCCTGGAACCGAATGTTTTTATACCAGGTTAAGGATCAAATAAAGGAAGAAACAGTGGATGTACTTGATAAGAACGGTTTATCATTACATATTGATGTTACCGTTCGTTTTTATCCGGTTTATAATAAAATCGGAGAGCTTCAGGAAAAATTTCAGGGACAATATATAGATGTGGTGGTAGTTCCGGAGGCCCGTTCATCTGTAAGAAGAGTAATGGGGCGATATACTGCTGAAGAAATATACTCTACCAAACGCGCTGAAGTTGAAAAAACTATCATTGAAGAAACTGAAAAAGTGTTGAGTGCAAATCATGTTGTGATGAAATCTTTGCTTCTTCGCTCAATTACGCTTCCCCCACAGATCAAGCAAGCCATCGAAGACAAGCTGCAAAAAGAACAGGAGCTATTGGCTTATGAGTTCAAGCTGAAAACAGCACGAAAAGAAGCTGAAAAAAGGATAATTGATGCAAAGGGTAAAGCTCAATCAAATAGAATTTTAAGCGCGAGTTTAACCGATAAAATCTTAAAAGAAAAAGGAATCATAGCTACCCAGGAATTAGCTAGCTCTCCAAACACTAAAGTTATCGTGATCGGGAGTGGTAAAGACGGACTTCCTTTGATTTTGGGAGGCAATTAAGGAAAGTAGGCAGTAGGCAGTAGGCAGTAAGCAGTAGACAATGACTATGACACGCAATAGCTATCATCTGATGAGTGGATAGATTGTGCGTTTTGGTCATCCGATGAATAGGGGGGCTATGACTAATTACAAATAACCTCAGACCAATAAATAAAATAGGCTTTGGTTTATATAGCGTGTTAAACTGTATATTAGCTCTGTAAATGTACACGAAATTGATAAAATCGGCAGTCGGCAGTCCCCAGTCGGCAAAAAACAATTGCCGAGTACTCGGGATGGACTGCCGACTGGAGACTGCCGACTTAAAGGTATTCAATGTGATTTTGAAAAATTATACATTTTGCAACGTTAGTTTAAACTAAAGCCATAAAATATTCTGTGCCTGCCCCGATTTCTCGGTGGTAATCTGTGTTTATAAATGCAAGAAACGAAAGTAAATAATGCTATTGAAACCGAAGCTGCAGAGCTTAATATAAACGGGGAAACACATCAACTCCCCATCATTGAAGGCTCTGAAAATGAGAAAGCAATAGATATATCTCAGCTCAGGCAGCAAACCGGCTGTATTACGCTTGACATCGGCTACAAAAATACCGGTTCAACCAAAAGCGCGATTACTTTTCTTGATGGAGAAAAAGGATTGCTCCGATACAGAGGGTATCCGATAGAGCAATTAACTGAAAAGTCGTCTTTTTC from Cytophagales bacterium includes the following:
- a CDS encoding GIY-YIG nuclease family protein, which gives rise to MYYVYVLESQKDEKYYIGYTSNVEKRVEYHNAGLQRSTRHRRPFKLIYKEAFEDKTKALKREKQIKSYKGEEAFRRLIIGT
- a CDS encoding ferredoxin--NADP reductase; this encodes MSNQYFTLKVTDIVKETTDAITIHFEHPPDHKIAYKPGQYLTLIVNVNGEKSRRAYSLCSSPNEDKTLAVTVKKLEGGTISNYLNDNLKPGDPMEIMVPTGTFAIDLVPGAKRHLVLFGAGSGITPLMSIMKSVLAAESHSQVSLVYGNRNEESIIFKDDIDELKKKYGSRFNFIHVLTRPADGWDGPKGRINKIKVSHLLEQFPEMGPKVTDYYICGPQGMMDEVKSALESLNVAAEKIHKESFTAPLEKEAEILDEGRETKANEFKIQDVKINYEGQTYTITVKPDSTILETALDEGIDLPYSCQSGLCTTCRCKLLSGEVHMDEREGLSDMEIDEGYVLICQGHPVTADVVLEAG
- a CDS encoding lysophospholipid acyltransferase family protein, producing MRFTYFLFLFFIKFFQVAPFWLLYFFSNGLYFLVYYIVGYRKKVVNQNLLNSFPDMPANKRKRLAKEFYKNLCDILLETIKGFTMSQKEIEKRYRFINPELMNDYFSKGTNVISVGAHYANWEWGIMAVATQLKHKIVSFYTPLSNTYIEKKMLRNRKRYGTELVSISDVRKSFTSKMDRAATYFFGADQSPSNPKGAHWMTFLNQDTACMKGAEFFSRLYSLPVVYFDVQRVKRGYYTVELMLLEENASGTSSGEITEKYMHALEEIIKKKPEDYLWAHRRWKHKSA
- a CDS encoding prohibitin family protein; translated protein: MENKGLVRIVVIGVIGLIVLIFFSSSMFITIEPGERGVIFRKFTTGLDKEHIFQPGFTVIAPWNRMFLYQVKDQIKEETVDVLDKNGLSLHIDVTVRFYPVYNKIGELQEKFQGQYIDVVVVPEARSSVRRVMGRYTAEEIYSTKRAEVEKTIIEETEKVLSANHVVMKSLLLRSITLPPQIKQAIEDKLQKEQELLAYEFKLKTARKEAEKRIIDAKGKAQSNRILSASLTDKILKEKGIIATQELASSPNTKVIVIGSGKDGLPLILGGN
- a CDS encoding M3 family oligoendopeptidase, with product MPVLNMISKKKRSFLPSEFQIKEWNDLKPYYDNLKNRTLMSLDDLKVWLKNRSELESIVAEDLAWRYIKMTCDTANQKHAESYKSFISTIQPEIAPYSNQLDKKLFNCPFKTQLLAGDLSLLQYKILIREIEKDIRIFRKKNIPLLTNIRKEKQRYAAITGAMSVKIVGKEYTLQQAGDFLQDNDRTIRENVFLKINDRRSKDRDKLDKLFNVLIKLRHQVAVNAGFKNFRDYTFVSLGRFDYTPEDCYAFHDSVAEVIVPVLNELAQDRKNKMRVEKLRPWDLQVDKDGCPPLKPFNNTDELIEKTKQCFYRLDPFLGDCLVTMKEMGHLDMESRKGKAPGGYNYPLDEIGVPFIFMNATSTLSDLVTIVHEGGHAVHSFLTKDLELVAFKHTPSEVAELASMSMELISMEHWDLFFDNEKDLLRAKRKHLEQIIETLPWVATIDKFQHWIYQNPDHKVDERVKKWNEIFDRFSSGVLDWHGLEHYKNYIWQKQLHLYEVPFYYIEYGIAQLGALAVWRNFKENPKKGLEKYLSALRLGYTRPIRDIYETAGIKFDFSKEYIRELIGFVKEELDKLRF
- a CDS encoding YceI family protein, whose protein sequence is MAQSTWSFDKAHSKVTFSVTHLMISEVSGQFNEFEGEVVSKSDDFADSQIEFTINVGSINTDDEKRDGHLKSEDFFDAEKYPMITFKSKSLKQVKGKNYKLTGDMTIRDVSKEVTLDVIYFGTMKDPYGNTKAGFKITGEINRMDYGVKWNSPLEGGGVVVGETVNLVCNVELMKKK